In Trichoderma breve strain T069 chromosome 4, whole genome shotgun sequence, the following proteins share a genomic window:
- a CDS encoding pre-mRNA splicing factor domain-containing protein: MGGGDLNLKKSFHPGLRRNQQAVYEEEQKALAERKRTQQRINEIKEERAKEEIQRQLEAAGGTKRVDRVDWMYQGPTDGQAGTTEETEAYLLGKRRIDNLIKGTDHKNLEKAAGQESFIALQNANSARDTAAKIRDDPLLAIKRQEQAAYEAMMNDPIRRRQLLSSMGIDDGKKKDRDGDGDGHRRKHRRHRSRDRDEDRHSRRRRREDSRSRSPRRRHHHRDDDSESGERRHSYRERRRDHSKDRDSAPSRRRDASQERETRPHGNDSYRNRDSSRDRRYRHSDSNGRGDRPRRRSPANARPYKERDDPRQEEQRAEEQARKLAAMQSAASDLDQDREARLAALEERERAARESDDRARERGGDRGFVNGLHRKAMNMDNRSRRGHVRDRD; encoded by the coding sequence ATGGGTGGCGGAGATTTAAACTTGAAAAAGTCGTTCCATCCCGGTCTGCGGCGGAACCAGCAGGCCGTCtacgaagaagaacaaaaggcTCTCGCCGAGCGCAAACGCACCCAGCAGCGCATCAATgagatcaaggaggagcGCGCAAAGGAGGAAATCCAGAGACAGCTGGAGGCTGCGGGAGGCACCAAGAGGGTTGATCGCGTCGACTGGATGTACCAGGGCCCTACCGACGGCCAGGCTGGTACAACCGAGGAAACAGAGGCTTACCTGCTGGGCAAGAGGAGGATcgacaacctcatcaaggGCACCGACCACAAGAATCTCGAAAAGGCGGCTGGACAGGAGAGCTTCATTGCGCTGCAGAACGCGAACAGCGCGCGCGACACAGCGGCCAAGATCCGCGACGATCCTCTGCTGGCCATCAAACGACAGGAACAAGCCGCGTacgaggccatgatgaacGACCCCATCAGACGCCGCCAGCTCCTCTCATCCATGGGCATCGacgatggcaagaagaaggacagagacggagacggagacggacATCGGCGGAAGCATCGCAGACATCGGAGCAGAGATCGTGATGAGGACCGGCATTCGCGACGTCGTCGCCGCGAAGATTCCAGATCTCGCAGCCCACGAAGAcgtcatcaccatcgagaCGATGATTCGGAATCTGGAGAACGCCGCCACAGCTACCGTGAAAGACGACGGGATCACTCAAAAGACAGAGATTCCGCACCTAGTCGCCGAAGAGACGCTTCACAAGAGCGCGAGACAAGACCGCATGGAAACGATTCATACCGGAATCGTGATAGTAGTCGCGACCGCCGATACCGACATTCCGATTCTAACGGCAGAGGAGACCGTCCGCGCAGGCGCTCGCCGGCAAACGCACGCCCCTACAAGGAGCGCGATGACCCTAGGCAAGAGGAACAACGAGCGGAAGAACAGGCCCGGAAACTGGCTGCCATGCAGTCGGCCGCATCTGATCTTGATCAGGATCGAGAGGCACGACTGGCAGCTCTAGAGGAGCGAGAGCGTGCCGCCAGAGAGTCCGACGACAGAGCTCGGGAGAGGGGAGGAGATCGAGGCTTCGTCAACGGCCTGCATCGGAAAGCAATGAACATGGACAACCGAAGCAGACGCGGACATGTACGGGATCGAGATTAG
- a CDS encoding ribosomal protein s14p/S29e domain-containing protein, giving the protein MSMFRAKKLDLGCFVKARTIRDHTKRKVFEEHEAERQALRYVIRNTTLPPRTRATAQLQLSQMHCYTRPTQIRNRCIMGGQGRGVLRAFKMTRFNFRMEAMAGNLPGVKRASW; this is encoded by the exons ATGTCCATGTTCCgggccaagaagctcgacCTGGGCTGCTTCGTCAAGGCCCGCACCATTCGCGACCACACCAAGCGCAAGGTCTTTGAGGAACACGAGGCCGAGAG ACAAGCTCTTCGATACGTGATCCGCAACACGACTTTGCCGCCCCGAACTCGTGCCACggctcagctgcagctgtcgCAGATGCACTGCTACACCCGGCCCACGCAGATTCGCAACCGCTGTATAATGGGAGGCCAGGGGCGTGGTGTGCTGAGGGCGTTTAAGATGACAAGA TTCAATTTCCGTATGGAGGCCATGGCGGGAAATCTTCCTGGGGTGAAGAGGGCAAGCTGGTAG
- a CDS encoding glycosyl hydrolases family 16 domain-containing protein, translating into MRYLSGLLAAAPLLGLVSAQVSTSCNPLNSTDCPSDPGFGTDYLFNFNTTPSYELWETTAGSVTYDSENGAGFTIKKQGDSPTIRTLFYFFFGRVELLLKVAPGVGIVSSAMWLSDDLDEVDWEFLGVNNTAASTNYFGKGLQDYHNAGVYTTRDNQADFLNYTTVWTKEGIDWYIDGQHVRNLTPDAANKTRNYPQTPMRLSLGIWAGGDPSLPEGTREWAGGNTSYDQGPFTMYVKSARITDYGGGSEYAYGDTSGSWESIKVTGGNSTAYKAIHEVQTPKLSISQKWDNLPAGARIGVYVAAGVVAAVLIGALLWYCIKQRRDGAREARLATEMEKMDRMELDKLKREGVDPDAYTDYDSRSMRKEGVVTSDAPPANVGPLDSKGWSAVNIESPMQSPAPFLNKEIGDVAGGDHPGSPGSPAPSHPGPKRGSSTAPIRTFSASHSGYQGLPGGEV; encoded by the exons ATGCGGTACTTGAGCGGTCTCCTTGCGGCCGCCCCTTTGCTGGGCCTCGTCTCTGCCCAGGTTTCCACAAGCTGCAATCCGTTGAACTCAACCGATTGTCCTTCCGATCCTGGTTTCGGCACCGACTacctcttcaacttcaacaccacACCGTCGTATGAGCTATGGGAGACCACTGCTGGATCCGTCACGTATGACAGCGAGAATGGCGCCGGCTTCACCATCAAGAAGCAGGGTGACTCGCCCACCATCCGAACcctcttctacttcttcttcggccgtgtcgagctcctcctcaAGGTCGCCCCGGGCGTCGGCATTGTCAGCTCTGCCATGTGGCTGAGTGACGATCTCGACGAGGTCGACTGGGAGTTCCTCGGTGTCAAcaacaccgccgcctccacaAACTACTTTGGAAAGGGTCTTCAGGACTACCACAATGCCGGCGTGTACACCACCCGCGACAACCAGGCCGACTTCCTCAACTACACCACCGTCTGGACCAAGGAGGGCATTGACTGGTACATTGACGGCCAGCACGTCCGCAACCTCACCCCCGATGCCGCCAACAAGACCCGAAACTACCCCCAGACCCCCATGAGACTCTCTCTTGGTATCTGGGCCGGTGGTGACCCGTCTCTGCCAGAAGGTACCCGTGAATGGGCCGGTGGTAACACCAGCTACGACCAGGGTCCCTTCACCATGTACGTCAAGAGTGCTCGCATCACCGACTACGGCGGTGGTTCCGAGTACGCTTATGGCGACACATCTGGCTCATGGGAGAGCATCAAGGTTACTGG CGGAAACTCCACTGCCTACAAGGCCATCCACGAAGTGCAAACGCCCAAGCTGTCCATCAGCCAGAAATGGGACAACCTGCCCGCCGGCGCCAGAATCGGCGTCTACGTGGCCGCCGGTgttgtcgccgccgtcctGATCGGAGCTCTGCTCTGGTACTGCATCAAGCAGCGCCGAGACGGAGCCCGCGAGGCCCGCCTGGCCACcgaaatggaaaagatggaCCGTATGGAACTCGACAAACTGAAGCGCGAAGGCGTTGATCCGGACGCGTATACTGACTACGATTCTCGCAGTATGAGGAAAGAAGGCGTCGTCACCTCTGATGCGCCCCCAGCAAACGTCGGCCCCCTGGACAGCAAGGGCTGGTCAGCCGTCAACATAGAGTCGCCCATGCAGTCGCCCGCCCCGTTCCTCAACAAGGAAATCGGTGATGTTGCCGGAGGGGATCATCCCGGAAGCCCTGGATCTCCCGCCCCGTCT